The genomic region AGAATCAACTGAAGAAATTAAAAAACAACAAAGCAGAATATAATTTTTAGCCCAGAAGATTATAGAGTAACACAAAATAACAATAATTTTAAATTTGACTTTAAGATATTAAGTGGTGAAAAGGAAGATTATGAAGATACAGAATCTTTAAAAACTACAATTGATTATAATACAAAAAAGAAAGAAATATCTGAAATGAGTTAAAGGTCTATATCTAAATAAAAATAAAATTAAAAAAACTAATATAATAATTATCTAAAAAAGTTCACTATTCTTCTTAAAGGTGTTGTTAATTTCCAACTTTTAGAATTAAAAATTTCTTTAATTAATTTATCATTATTTTTAATCTTTTTATTTTGAGATTTAATCTTTTTATTTAATTTAGAATTTTTATCCTCTAAATTAGTAACATTATTTTTTAAATTGGAATTTTCATTATTTAAGCTATTAATTTTATTGTTTAAACTTTTAATATTATCTTGACATCTGCTTTTTATAACATATTCATAAAAACCCATTTCTTCAATGTCCCAGAGGGCTTGTTCACTACAAGGTAAGTAATTGGGAAAAAGCCTTTGGTATTTTTCAAAAATATCATATGAAAAATATTTAGGAAACTTTTTTAAAGTAGGATAAAGAATTTCACCTTCTTTTAATAAGAAATCTCTACTTTTACAAATATACCAAACACAATGATAAACTAGTTTTAATGCTAAAAATGAAAGAATATCATAATAATCTGGAGATTCATCTCTTAAATCTATAACATGTTTTGAAGCATTTAATATATTTAAATAATTATCAGCAGATATTATATGTGAAATAGAATCTTCATGTTGGCGATAATAAACCGTAATATCATCTGCTACATATATTTTATTTGCATTTATCATTACTCTTGCTGAGGCTATATTATCTTGATAAGTACCTGATGGAAAATCTAAAAATTCAAACATTCTTTTTGAATAAACTTTAATATAAGCAAATGTTGCAAATATTAGTTCTGGATAATCATTAATATTTGTAATAATTTTGTGTTCTTTAAGGGAAGTTTTAGCAATATCACTACTATTTAATAATCCATTTTCATTAAATTCTTCCCATTTATAAATTACTAAATCAATATCGTCATCATTTTTAAATATTTCTAAGGCTCTTTCATATGCATTTGAAGAAATATAGTCATCACAATCCAAATATGTGATATAATCACTATGGGTATGGTCTAAACCAGTATTACGTGCTGGACCACATCCTAAATTTGTAGTGTGTTGAATTAATTTAATAGATGGATATTTAGATGTATATTCGTTGATTATTTCTACACTATTATCTGTGCTTAAATCATCTACTAAGATTACTTCAATATTTTCTATCCCTAATGTTTGATTTACAAGTGAATCTAAACATTCTCTAAGATATTTTTCACCATTGTGAAGTGGTATTACGACTGTGATTAGATAAGATTCATTTTTTTCACCAATAATAGAATTTGAAAGTTTAAAATCTTCTATTTTATCAATTGTGTTTAAAGATTTAATCTCCTTTTTATTAACTGTGTTTAAAGATTTAATCTCTTCATTAAGCTTAATATTCTCATCAACATAATAAACATAATTATCTAAAATATTTCTTAAATAATTGTAAGAATAATTGTATTTTATTTCAATATTCGTACAGAAATCTATATTCATTGTTTTTTCATAAATTTCAATACCTTCTTCATAATTAGCTAATGAATAATTTTTAGAAAAGTATTCTAAATCTTCATAAGAAATTTCTCCAGTTTCTTTAATCTTTTCAAAAAATAACTTCCAATGAACAGCATAATCATTATTTTCTTTATTTTTTAAAATCATATTGGGCCAACCAACTAGTATCTTAGACATACATTGTTCTTTTGATCTTAATGGAAAATGAGCTATTTTTAAATCTAAACTTCTATCAGGCTCTAGATTTATATTAACTAAATTATGATTACCCATTTCTATAGAAATATTTCTATTTTTAATTACTTCTTTTGGAACGATTACTTTATATAATCTATCAAATTTTTCATCCCTTATATGATTAATTCTAGAAGGAATAAAATCTATATTATAATCATCATATTTAGTTGGTATGTAAGTCTGCCATTTAACTTGATAATACTTGTTACAGTCAATATTTTGAAGTATATCTCTAGGATTTGAATTATCTGATGAGATAAATTCATCTGCATCTAAAACACAAACAATATCTGCATTATACTTATCAAATGCAAGATATAATAATTTTGTCATCTTAATATCTTGATTATAATACCTATCTTCATCAATAAGAACAGTTAAAGGTAAATCTTCATCTTTAAGATTTTTTAGAATTTTTAATGTGCTATCCGTGCTGCCATTATCTAAAATTATCATCTCATCAAGAATATTTAAATTATATCTTATAAAAGATTCTATGATATCTTCTTCATTTTTTACCATAGTTATTGAGACTATTTTCATTATTGCACCTTATTTTATCTTGAATTTACTAAAATTTCCATATAGGGTTTTTATAGCCTAATTGTTTAGCTAAATCATTATCCCAAATATTTTTTAAAAAAATCATATTATAATCATCTTCATTATCTTTTAACTTTTTAGTTGATTTCTGAGTTTTATGATAAACTTTAGCCGAAGATATATGATAAATTTTTAATTTTAAAACATACCTTACAAAATCAGAAAAAATCCTATCTGAATCATAATGCCTTCCAAGTTCTGCATCTAAACCTAATGAATTATTATAAACTTCCCTTTTAACATATGCACAGAAAAATGGAGCAAAAGATAACTCTAAAACTTCACCATCATGATATAAAGGTACATTTATTATATTCATATGACTTTTTGAAGGAGTTAAATCATTTTCAAAGTTAAAATCGGGAAAAGGAGAAGAAAAATTCATTCTTTTATCTCCACTATGTAAAAATTGTTGAGGAACAATAATCCCTGAATCTTTAAGATTGTAAGCATGATATTGCATTGCTTCTAATGAACCTTTTGTCAAAACTGCATCATTATTAAATATTAAAATATCCGAATTTTTATCTGAAATTGAAATTCCTTGTTCAATTGCATAAGTAAAGCTATAATTTTCTTCATTTTGGATATATTTTATTTTATCATTGTCGTATAATTTTTTAAGATAATTTTTAACATCTTCGTTTGAATTATTATCTACAACAATAATATCAACTAAATCTAAATCATAGGAAAGGATAGTTTCAATACATTCTCTTAAATCATCTAATATTTCATAACTTGGGATAATCACACTAATTTTTTTATCTAAACTATGTCTTTTTGAAAAGTCATAAATATCAGTACCAATTTTCTCATGAATGTAATCTATTTGTGATTTATCATAATGTTTATTAGTAAACGTTAATTGAGATGAATCGATTTCTTTATTGTAATAATAAATAGATTGTAAAATAGGTACAGAATAGATTTTACATTTTTTAGATGTTTCTATAATAAAATACCAATCCTCTAAAAAATCTAGTGTTTCATCAAAAGTAATTTTATCATTTAATTCTCTTTTGTGTGCAAAAGCACTTAGCGAAATATAATTTTTATTATAAAGTAAAGCTTTATTGTAAGTTCCATACATAATACCTAATATATTTTGATTATTAAATAAATAATATCCAGAATATATTGCTTCACAATCTGATAATTCTAAAAATGCCCCTGCCATTGATTTTAAATATTTTTTTTGCCAAGAATTATACATATCTAAATAAAAAATATACTCTCCATTAGACTGGTTTAAAGCAATGTTACGACAATATGAAAATCCTTTTGAATTTTCATTAAATATTAATTTAATTCTATCATCAGAAAAAGATTTTAATAAATTTTGAGTACTATCTCTACTTGCATCATCAATTATAATCAATTCAAAATTAGTATATGTTTGATTTAAAACACTGCAGATAGCAGCTTCAATAAAATTTTCATAGTTGAAAACTGGAAATATAATTGAGATTAAGGGTTCCTCTGCTGAATTAAGATTATTTTCTAGTTTTTTAGCTAGATGATCCATAAAAGCAAGTCCCCATTTATCATAATATGTAAATGGATATTTTAAAAAAGGATTTACATAAAATCTAGAAAATAAAGTATCTACATCATAATAAAGATAATCTATTTCAAACCTAGAACGTATTTTTTCATATTTATTCTTTAATTGAGAAATCTCATTGTTCTTTTTAGAAATTTCTTTATCTTTATTTTTTAATTTTTGTTTTAATTTAGTATTTTCTGATTTTAAAGTACTGTAATTTATTTTATAATAAGAGAAACTATTACTTTTATTTAATATTTTTTCTTTAAATGACATGTTCTCACAAATATAATCTTTAGAAATTTAGGATTAAAATTAAAATTGAATACTATTGTTAAAATCTTAATATTGATATCTTATATTTATAATTACTTAATATTCTTTTTAAATTTATTATCTGCAATATTCTTAATGAATCCTCTTTAAAAAGTGATTAGTGTTTCTTATATATATGTTTATTGTTTATAATCCTTTTTAAAAGATTTTAATCAAATAATTCTTCCGTTCATTTGTATATTTTTCTGTGATAAGATGTTGAAGAGGATAAGTATTTGATAATCTTAAATAGGATAATAAATCTCCATATTCCCCTAAATTTTTCAGAAAAAAAAACACTCTTTAAGTGATTAATATCTATAAAAATATTATTAATTAGATGTGAATTCTATATAATACTTTGATAATTTCTACTATAAAATATAAAAAATTAAATAAAAAATAACTTGAAAAAATAGAATAAATAAAAATTATTAAATATTTCTATAATCTATTTTATAAAATCTAAATTTTTTTTCTAATAAATCTTAATGGTTTTGTCAATTTCCAACTATTAGAATTTAAAACAGCTGTTTTAAACTTTTTAGCAGCTTTTAAATCTCTTTTATATTTTCTATTTGAATCCATTAATTTTTTGTTTCTATTAATTAATTTTTTATTTTTATTAGATAAACAATCTAAATCACATTTAAAAGCATCACATTTTTCTGATAAAAATTCATTTTTTGATTTTAGATTTGAAATATCTTTTTCTAGAAAATTTTTTTCAACATTTAATTGATTAATATCCTCATTTAAATTTGATATATTTCCATTTAGATTAGAAATAACTTTATTTAAATTGTTTATACAAATTTCATAATGCTCATTAATATATTCAATTAAATTATTAGATCTTAAAACTAAATCATATCTTTCTAAATAATATTCACTAATATTAGTTTGGCTACTTATTTTGATTTTAGAAAACTCTTCTTTTGTTTTTTGGAAATATTCTTCCTCACCTATAGAAAGAATATAATTTAAAATTTGAGTAATTTTAAATAAATCAAATTCATCTTTCAATTCATCATAATATTTTTTATCAATAAGGAATTTTTCAACAATATCAATTATTTTAAAAATATCATAGCTATTTGAAGTATGAACTCTTGAATTCGGGTTTAAACGATAAAAATAAAGAAATTCTGGAATAAAAGATATCCTAGATGCATATAACATAATCTTTACATGAAAAGGAACATCTTCATATGCTAAATCTTTTGGAAATCTTAAATCATTATATCTATCTAAAAATTCTTTTTTATATAGCTTAATCCATGGAGCAAAAGATGCATTCATTACATAATGTTTAATATTCGAATATTTGAAAGTAAAATTATTATAATCAACATCTCCAAAAATACTTTCAATATCAAAGCCTGGAGCATTATAATTTATATCATTTTCTTTATCAAAACGAGCTATTTTAAAAATAACAAAATCAGAATTATTAGAAACTGCATTATTATAAAGTTTTTCTAAAGCATTTAAATCAATATAATCATCAGAATCCATAAAATAAACATAATCCCCTGTACTCTGTTCAATACCGAGATTTCTTGTAGCACCTGAACCTTTATTGTCTTGATGAATAATTTTTACCCTATCATCAAATTTTGCATAAGACTGTAAAATAGCTAAAGAGTTATCTGTAGAACCATCATCAATACAAATAACTTCAATATCGGTTAATGATTGATTAACAATACTATCCAAACAATCATTTAAAAAATTCTCGACATTGTAAATAGGAATAATAACTGAAACTTTTACCAAAAAAGACCTCCAATTACTAGTTAGCATTAAAAAAGATTATTTTTAAATCCATCCAATATATTTATAATTTTCCGTAAAGATTGCATGTTGAGTTTTAAAAGCCCAACTATTATACTCATAAAAATTAATGTTATTTTTATTTAATAATTCTTTAACATGTTTAACTGTATTTTTTTCACCAGTTCTATTAAAATCGTCAAAAATAATTATAAATTCATCAGCTAAATTTTGTGGAATTAATTGCCATATATTAGTTCTAGAATAATTTAATTCTACAAAATTGTTTTCAGAATCAATTATAAAACCTTGAGGACCATCAACAATAATTAAATCAAATTTTTGATTGGCGATAAGTTCAGAAAAACCTTTAAAACGAATAGTTTCATCATCACAATAAGTAAAATTTTCTAAATCTAAATTTAAGATTTGAGTATTTTCATTAATAACTAAATTCTCGGAAAAATTATCAATCCATTCTTTATCTCCTTCAACAACAGTTAATTTTGAATCAGTGAAATGATTTACATACTGTGTAGTTAATTTAGTAGTTTGACCTAAACCTAATTCTAATATATTTTCTGGTTTAACATCATTTAAAATTCTGTATAATGAATAGGCAAAAGAATAATTTGCAGCAGAATTAATTAAAGAAAAATCTTTTTTATTTAACCATTCAGACTCTTTAATAGTATCTTCAAAAACAAAGGCATATTGTAATTCCTTATAAATTGATTTATTGAAATTATCTCTCTCAACAAAATTATGATTGAATTTCTCTGTTGATTCTTTATAATATAAGTAAAAATCATCAATTTTCTTATCTAAAGAATTATATTGATTAATTAATTTGTCATTAATTTTCTCTAATTTATTATTTTGTTTTTTAAGTTCTTTATTACTACTTGATAACTCATTGTTTTTATTTATTAAATCCTTATTCTTTTTTGATAATCTTTTATATTCAGACTTAAGATAATTATAACTATTACTTTTATTTAATAAAATTTCTTTAAATGACATATTATCCCCAGAAATGAATTTTGTAAAAATCCTTAGCGGTTTAGTAATTTTCCAACTTCTAGAATTTAACATTAAACTATTTTGTTTTTTAATAGATTTTATTTCTTTTTTTAATTTTTTATTTTTAAAACTCATTTTTTTAATATTTTTTTCTAATTTATCTTTTTTCATTAAAAGAAGATATTCTTCTGAATTTTTTGAATTAAATACATTTTGAAAAATTGATTTAGTATTCCTATCCAAATAAGTTAGAATATTATCATAACCATATTCTTCAACCATTTCTTCAAAATCTTTTTTTACCTCATCAAAAAAGATAGGTTTTATTTTATTATTAACTTGTGAAAATCTATAGTTAGCTAGTCTAATTTTCTTATTAAATAATTTCTTTTTAAACTTATTAAAAAGATTATATTTTTTAAATATATCAAAAATTAGATTATGAATTTTTAAAGTATCTACAAA from Methanobrevibacter olleyae harbors:
- a CDS encoding glycosyltransferase produces the protein MSFKEKILNKSNSFSYYKINYSTLKSENTKLKQKLKNKDKEISKKNNEISQLKNKYEKIRSRFEIDYLYYDVDTLFSRFYVNPFLKYPFTYYDKWGLAFMDHLAKKLENNLNSAEEPLISIIFPVFNYENFIEAAICSVLNQTYTNFELIIIDDASRDSTQNLLKSFSDDRIKLIFNENSKGFSYCRNIALNQSNGEYIFYLDMYNSWQKKYLKSMAGAFLELSDCEAIYSGYYLFNNQNILGIMYGTYNKALLYNKNYISLSAFAHKRELNDKITFDETLDFLEDWYFIIETSKKCKIYSVPILQSIYYYNKEIDSSQLTFTNKHYDKSQIDYIHEKIGTDIYDFSKRHSLDKKISVIIPSYEILDDLRECIETILSYDLDLVDIIVVDNNSNEDVKNYLKKLYDNDKIKYIQNEENYSFTYAIEQGISISDKNSDILIFNNDAVLTKGSLEAMQYHAYNLKDSGIIVPQQFLHSGDKRMNFSSPFPDFNFENDLTPSKSHMNIINVPLYHDGEVLELSFAPFFCAYVKREVYNNSLGLDAELGRHYDSDRIFSDFVRYVLKLKIYHISSAKVYHKTQKSTKKLKDNEDDYNMIFLKNIWDNDLAKQLGYKNPIWKF
- a CDS encoding glycosyltransferase family 2 protein, whose translation is MKIVSITMVKNEEDIIESFIRYNLNILDEMIILDNGSTDSTLKILKNLKDEDLPLTVLIDEDRYYNQDIKMTKLLYLAFDKYNADIVCVLDADEFISSDNSNPRDILQNIDCNKYYQVKWQTYIPTKYDDYNIDFIPSRINHIRDEKFDRLYKVIVPKEVIKNRNISIEMGNHNLVNINLEPDRSLDLKIAHFPLRSKEQCMSKILVGWPNMILKNKENNDYAVHWKLFFEKIKETGEISYEDLEYFSKNYSLANYEEGIEIYEKTMNIDFCTNIEIKYNYSYNYLRNILDNYVYYVDENIKLNEEIKSLNTVNKKEIKSLNTIDKIEDFKLSNSIIGEKNESYLITVVIPLHNGEKYLRECLDSLVNQTLGIENIEVILVDDLSTDNSVEIINEYTSKYPSIKLIQHTTNLGCGPARNTGLDHTHSDYITYLDCDDYISSNAYERALEIFKNDDDIDLVIYKWEEFNENGLLNSSDIAKTSLKEHKIITNINDYPELIFATFAYIKVYSKRMFEFLDFPSGTYQDNIASARVMINANKIYVADDITVYYRQHEDSISHIISADNYLNILNASKHVIDLRDESPDYYDILSFLALKLVYHCVWYICKSRDFLLKEGEILYPTLKKFPKYFSYDIFEKYQRLFPNYLPCSEQALWDIEEMGFYEYVIKSRCQDNIKSLNNKINSLNNENSNLKNNVTNLEDKNSKLNKKIKSQNKKIKNNDKLIKEIFNSKSWKLTTPLRRIVNFFR
- a CDS encoding glycosyltransferase, translating into MVKVSVIIPIYNVENFLNDCLDSIVNQSLTDIEVICIDDGSTDNSLAILQSYAKFDDRVKIIHQDNKGSGATRNLGIEQSTGDYVYFMDSDDYIDLNALEKLYNNAVSNNSDFVIFKIARFDKENDINYNAPGFDIESIFGDVDYNNFTFKYSNIKHYVMNASFAPWIKLYKKEFLDRYNDLRFPKDLAYEDVPFHVKIMLYASRISFIPEFLYFYRLNPNSRVHTSNSYDIFKIIDIVEKFLIDKKYYDELKDEFDLFKITQILNYILSIGEEEYFQKTKEEFSKIKISSQTNISEYYLERYDLVLRSNNLIEYINEHYEICINNLNKVISNLNGNISNLNEDINQLNVEKNFLEKDISNLKSKNEFLSEKCDAFKCDLDCLSNKNKKLINRNKKLMDSNRKYKRDLKAAKKFKTAVLNSNSWKLTKPLRFIRKKI
- a CDS encoding glycosyltransferase family 2 protein, translated to MVKVSVIVPVYNVEKYLKECLDSIINQTLKDIEIICIDDGSTDNSLSILESYAEKDDRIKIISQENQGQGVARNTGLDNAVGNYIYFIDSDDFLELNALEELYNIAYEKSLDFVLFQLINLDDETNEYYTITDYDMPDIANLVKDNVFNYEDLDHLIFKMAVSPVNKLYNRDFINNAGARFPERLIFEDNVFFWEVLFNAKRIYFVQKHYYKRRRHSSSVTGLANIKFVDTLKIHNLIFDIFKKYNLFNKFKKKLFNKKIRLANYRFSQVNNKIKPIFFDEVKKDFEEMVEEYGYDNILTYLDRNTKSIFQNVFNSKNSEEYLLLMKKDKLEKNIKKMSFKNKKLKKEIKSIKKQNSLMLNSRSWKITKPLRIFTKFISGDNMSFKEILLNKSNSYNYLKSEYKRLSKKNKDLINKNNELSSSNKELKKQNNKLEKINDKLINQYNSLDKKIDDFYLYYKESTEKFNHNFVERDNFNKSIYKELQYAFVFEDTIKESEWLNKKDFSLINSAANYSFAYSLYRILNDVKPENILELGLGQTTKLTTQYVNHFTDSKLTVVEGDKEWIDNFSENLVINENTQILNLDLENFTYCDDETIRFKGFSELIANQKFDLIIVDGPQGFIIDSENNFVELNYSRTNIWQLIPQNLADEFIIIFDDFNRTGEKNTVKHVKELLNKNNINFYEYNSWAFKTQHAIFTENYKYIGWI